TAATATGTTGATACATGATCCAGGGCAAAAAAAGCGAGAGGAGAAAAACCGGTTTCCTCTCGTAATTCCCGAAGACCGGCTTGCCAGGCTTTTTCCCCAGACTCAAGCTTACCAGATACTGGCTGCCAGATGCCGGGATAGCTGTTATTGATTGACCGGTGGAGCAAAAGGAAGCGCAGTTCATTGTGCATCCGGGCAAAAGGGAAAACGTCAATATATTTTAAATCTGTCATCGTAAGAATTAATCCAGGATTATCCAGGCGAGGATTTCCAATTTCGCTATCCAACTACACCGTGACAAGCAAAGCCTCGCTTTTTTTGGGCAATGAGGTGGCACTTCCAGATGTTTTTTGAAAGATCACCACAGAATCACCAATAAAGTCGAGGTTAGCATCCCAATATTGAGCCAGCCATTCAAAGGTTTTTGGTGAAAAAAAGACTACATGGGTTTCGTCACGAATGTAGTACCAGTTTTTGAAATCAATGTCTTTATAGTGTATTCCGGTCATGATGCCCAGGATGCCATCAGGTTTTAGGCGGTGCCATAAACGGTCAAGTTCCAGTAGCGGTTGTTGAAGATGTTCAACCGTCTCAGAAGAGGTGATAAAATTATAGTTGGTTTCAAAAACAGCCATGTCCGGAGCGTAAAAGACATCATAAATGGACATCTTGTGACCCTGCTCTTCAAACATTTTTTTGAGTAAAGGACCGGGACCAGATCCAAAATCTAATCCGCTTGATTTTGAAGTAAGGCGTTTTGCCATGGGCTTTTGCAATTTGCCGAGAAAAGATCGATATCGCGGGTCTTCAGAATCATTGTTATGCTGCTGATAACGCTTGAACTCTTCTTCAGGGCTTAAATATGAGTCAGGATGAGCAAAGACCAAATCACACATGGGGCAGTGCAAATATTCACGCTTGGAATCACTATGAAAAAATCCAACACTGGGATTTGAACAGAGAGGACAAGCGGGAAAGAGATGTTTAGTGGTAGACATCATATAATACCATTTGTACTTCAGAGGGCGCGCATAGGTTCAAAATATCACCCTACGCTTTACACGCTACGGGAGACAAGTTTTACTGTTCTGTTAAGCATGAGATGTGCAAAAAGTCGCGGGAAAAAGGACATGATCTACCTCCGCTAGACAGGGCTTGGTTGCGCTATATCATGCTTAACGTGACACTAGTTGTGAATCATCATCATGTAGATTCGTGTAATGACCCAATTAAAAAGGCAGGGGCTCGTCATCATTACCGCCACCACCAAAAGAACCGCCTCCTGGGGTTGAACCACCGCTGGGAGCTCCACCACCAGATGGGGCATTATTGCTATAGCTTCCGCTGTCTTGATTTCGGGCTCCACCAAGAGAGGTAACGATATTGGCAATTATTTCAGTGGTATTCATTTTAACACCATCTCTATTTTCCCATGAACGGGTTTGAAGGCGACCTTCTACATAAACCAAAGCACCCTTATCGAGATAATTGGCTACAAATTCAGCTGGTTTGCCAAAGACGACAACTCGTGACCATTCGGTTTGATCCTGATAATTGCCATCACGGTCTTTACGAGATTCAGTTGTTGCCACGCTAAGATTCACAACGGCCATTTGACTTGTGGTGAATTTCAACTCGGGCTTTTGTCCCAGTCGGCCAACAAGGATTACTTTATTAACACTGTTCTTTTGCATGTTTCCTCCACTTGACCCTGCAGGTCGTTAAAATAATAGTCTCTTAAAAAGCACTTCCACCAATCCCCGCTTTTTGGGCTACGCCAGGCAGAGAGCACAGAATACTAATTATATAGTAAAAAGCTATTAAGTGTAAGTAAAAATTCTAATTTTTGGTTAAAAGCATCCGTTTCTCTATTTTTTTACCAGCCTTCGCCTACTGGCTACGCCCAGACAATTTTTTCTAGATTTTCTTTGATCCATTTTTCAATATCTACTATTAGCCAGGCAGTAATACGATAACCGCGATGCTTTAGAGCAATAGCCTCCCAGACACCTCCAGTGACAAAGGTCCAGGGTTCTTGAAAATTTTCAAGCTGCGGGTCTGCCCCCCAAACAACAATGACACCCTTGCTATCTGAGACATCATAAACGGAGGACATGTCAGGAAATCTAGCTCCCTGTTCGAGATCAGCAGGTCCGATCAAAGGATTATCCATTGAAAGATTGATGTGGTCCTTTACGTTCTCATTTTGCGTTTGAGGGTCAGGCGATCGATACAAGAGTATAACCTGATGCCCAGGTTGCTTATCAAGCGACTTGATCTGCGCTCGACAAGTGGCGATGTCTGCAGCAAATGGTCGAACCACAGCTTTAGGAAAAGCTGGTTTCAGAATGCTGACAAAATCGGGAGCACAGAAGATCAGGGGCAAATGATTCATTTATCGGTAAAGTCAGGAGTTATGTTGTTGTCGATTTCAGGATCAGAAGTTTCAACAGGCAGGTCTTTAACGGCCAGATCGGTCTTGGAAAAATCAATGATACGCTCATCCTGCAAACTGATATTTTCGGGCATCAGATCAATTACATCATTGGTTTCTGAAAACGCTTCCTCCAGCAGTTCAAGGTTTGAACGTAAAGTGCTCTTTAGTTTGATCAGTATGGCATCTCGTTTGGCAAGAAGTCTTTGAATGTCATGCTGAACGCCAGCCAGGTTTTCTTTTGCAGTGAACAGTAAAGCATCTTTCTCAGTGTTGGCCTTTCGTAGAATGGTATCGGCCTCATTATGGGCGTTACGAATAGTATCCTGCCCTGTTTTTTGAGACAAGAGGAGCGTTTCCTTCAGGCTGTCTTCTACGTTCATATAGGTTTTCAGAGCCAGGCGGATCTCTTTGTTCTCAATGTGGATCTCATTGGATTCACGAACCAAAACTTCCAATTCTTCAGCAATCTCACCTAATAGCTCATTAACCTGATCGCGATTATACCCTAAAGCAGACTGCTTAAAGTTATGTTCCCTGATATCCTGAGGTGTTAATCGTCCCATGTTTTACTCCCCATTTATTGCGCTGACCCAGTCTTCGCGATAATGAAGACCAAAAGAAGCGCGGCGATTTTTCTTTTGAGATTGCTTCATCACTTCGCTTCTCGCAAAGATGTAATTCTTAAACGATTGTCATAAAATTAATATTCCCGGGCACCAAAGATGGCAGTCCCGACCCTGATATGAGTAGCCCCTTCTTCAATAGCGATCTCAAAATCACTGGACATACCCATGGAAAGCATGGGCTGCATGACACCGACGCGACGAATGATCTGGT
This DNA window, taken from Candidatus Neomarinimicrobiota bacterium, encodes the following:
- the ssb gene encoding single-stranded DNA-binding protein, encoding MQKNSVNKVILVGRLGQKPELKFTTSQMAVVNLSVATTESRKDRDGNYQDQTEWSRVVVFGKPAEFVANYLDKGALVYVEGRLQTRSWENRDGVKMNTTEIIANIVTSLGGARNQDSGSYSNNAPSGGGAPSGGSTPGGGSFGGGGNDDEPLPF
- a CDS encoding class I SAM-dependent methyltransferase; this translates as MCDLVFAHPDSYLSPEEEFKRYQQHNNDSEDPRYRSFLGKLQKPMAKRLTSKSSGLDFGSGPGPLLKKMFEEQGHKMSIYDVFYAPDMAVFETNYNFITSSETVEHLQQPLLELDRLWHRLKPDGILGIMTGIHYKDIDFKNWYYIRDETHVVFFSPKTFEWLAQYWDANLDFIGDSVVIFQKTSGSATSLPKKSEALLVTV
- a CDS encoding NUDIX pyrophosphatase, which translates into the protein MTDLKYIDVFPFARMHNELRFLLLHRSINNSYPGIWQPVSGKLESGEKAWQAGLRELREETGFSPLAFFALDHVSTYYLHHTDELIQVPAFLAEVSLADPILSHEHDAFQWLALDQAISLASWEPYRQALAIIPKLLDSSPALSLARISLKK
- a CDS encoding DivIVA domain-containing protein, giving the protein MGRLTPQDIREHNFKQSALGYNRDQVNELLGEIAEELEVLVRESNEIHIENKEIRLALKTYMNVEDSLKETLLLSQKTGQDTIRNAHNEADTILRKANTEKDALLFTAKENLAGVQHDIQRLLAKRDAILIKLKSTLRSNLELLEEAFSETNDVIDLMPENISLQDERIIDFSKTDLAVKDLPVETSDPEIDNNITPDFTDK